In Streptomyces sp. Li-HN-5-11, the sequence CGCCGCGCCGCGGGTCTCGCGGTCCTGGCCGTGGCGGGTGTCCGCACCGGGAATCCTTCCGGCTGTGAGGTTCCTGAGAACAGACTCTGCCGCCCTTCTTCGCCGATCCGACAACCGGGACGTCGCGTTCCGCTGAGCGGAGACCCGGCGACGGTTCACCGGTCGGCCGGCGGCTTCCCGGCGCGGCGGGCCGGGCTCAGCCGAGGGTGACCAGCGCCTCGTCCAGGAGCCGGCGCAGCAGCAGCGCGTCGGGTGCGACCGCGGTCACCAGTGCGGCCGGGCCGGCCAGCGGGACCACGGCGGCGCCCTCGCCGAGCAGCCTGGCCGCCACCGGCCGTTCCCCGAACTCCGGTCGGGCGACGATGAGTTGGCCCACAGCCCGGCGCCCCGCGAGCACGGCGGGGCCGTCCCAGCCGCCCGGCGCGCCGGGCCCACAGGCCAGTTCCTGGTCGAGAACCGTCCGCCCGGCGATCCGGACGGTCAGACGGCTGGTGAGCCGCCCGGGTTCCTCGCCCGCCCGGCCGAGCACCTGTTCCTCGCGCAGCACCAGCCGGGCCGTCGGGGCGAGATCGACGCGTGTCCCGACGCGGAGGTCACTGCCCCTGGCGGAGATCAACTGCTCGGGCAGCCAGTGCAGTTCGCCCCCGGCGGCGACGGTGAGCCGGACGTCGTAGCGGGCCTCGCCCTTCGCCTGCCCCGGCAGGGCGATGGTGGCCGCGGCCGACCCGACGCGCAGCCGGGCCCCCTCCTCGACCCGCCCCTCGACGGTGAAGCGGTCGCCGCCGAGGGGCCCGCTCATCGCCCCGACGAGTACGACCCGTGCCTCGGACCCGCTGCCCCGGGTGCGCCGCAGCGCGAGCGGCCCCTCTCCCTCCAGTACGGGCAGGGACGTACCGCCGCGGCCGTCGCCGCGGGCGAGCATCCGCGCGGTGGCCCTTACGCCGCTCGCCGTGTCCGTGGCCGGGTTCATGCCGTCCACGCCGCGAGCCGCGTCCGCACCCAGCCGGCGACGTCCGACACCCCGGCCTCGCTGCGCAACGACTGCAGGATTACCGGCAGTTCACCGCGGGCGGCCTTGGCGTCGGCGGCCATGCGCGCGAGGTCCGAGCCGACGTACGGCGCGAGGTCGGTCTTGTTGACGACGAGCAGGTCGGCGGTGGTGACGCCCGGGCCTCCCTTGCGTGGGATGTCGTCACCGCCGGCGACGTCGATCACGAAGATCTGCGCGTCGACGAGGCCCTTGGAGAAGGTGGCGGTGAGGTTGTCCCCGCCGGACTCCACGAGGACGAGGTCGAGTGGCCCGACGGAGTCCTCCAGGTCCTCGACCGCCTCCAGGTTGGCCGAGATGTCGTCCCGGATGGCCGTGTGCGGGCAGGCCCCCGTCTCCACGGCCGTGATCCGCTCGGGCGGCAGT encodes:
- the ureG gene encoding urease accessory protein UreG — encoded protein: MHLDHSHDTSPALSADARRGDGTRRALRIGLGGPVGSGKTATVAALCRALREEFSLAVVTNDIYTREDAEFLLREAVLPPERITAVETGACPHTAIRDDISANLEAVEDLEDSVGPLDLVLVESGGDNLTATFSKGLVDAQIFVIDVAGGDDIPRKGGPGVTTADLLVVNKTDLAPYVGSDLARMAADAKAARGELPVILQSLRSEAGVSDVAGWVRTRLAAWTA
- a CDS encoding urease accessory protein UreD yields the protein MNPATDTASGVRATARMLARGDGRGGTSLPVLEGEGPLALRRTRGSGSEARVVLVGAMSGPLGGDRFTVEGRVEEGARLRVGSAAATIALPGQAKGEARYDVRLTVAAGGELHWLPEQLISARGSDLRVGTRVDLAPTARLVLREEQVLGRAGEEPGRLTSRLTVRIAGRTVLDQELACGPGAPGGWDGPAVLAGRRAVGQLIVARPEFGERPVAARLLGEGAAVVPLAGPAALVTAVAPDALLLRRLLDEALVTLG